ATGAGCTACTTCACCCACCCCAACATCCCCGAACCGATCTACATCTTCGGGCAGGGTGGGGGCGAGAAAATGGCCAAACAGTTTGAGACAGTTTTTCTCGGCGAAATCCCCCTGAGTATCGAAGTCCGGGAAGGCGGCGACAGTGGCGTGCCGGTCGTCGTTGGTCACCCCCAGAGCACGCAAGCCAAAGCCTTTCAGGCCATTGCCGAACGACTGGCCGCCCAGGTTTCCGTGGCGGCAATGGCTTCCCCTGAACTTCCTGAACTGAACCTTGGAGGGTAAAGACATGGGACAGATGGTCAAAATTTGTGAAGAAAACCGCTTTTCCACCTTTGTCAAAAGCAAGAAGTCCGAAGGTTATCGTGACTTGGAGCGTTGGCAGCGGTGGTTTGCCGAACGTGGGATTCCCTCTATTATCGCCAGCACTGCCAGCGGTTACGCCCTGTACCGCAACGGACTCATCCAGGTGGACATCCACGACGATAGTCCGGCGCGGGCAGCAGCCTGACCTCGTCTGAACCATTCTTCCCCACAATGGGGAAGAAGCCCCCTTCCCGATTGGGAAGGGGGCTTCCGATTCACAGCGCGTTGTGATCGAGGCGGGTTGACGGATTTCGTTTCGTGGCAGGAAACGAAATTTGCTGGGTTTTTGACGACCCATGCCCTGCCGTCACAGGGCAACTGAACTAACGCAGTTATACACCTCTTGGTTCCAACTGGCAACCCGGTTTCCTCCCTTTTACGCAGGTCTGGCTCCTTTATGTCTCCCGCCTCCCGGCGCCCAGTGGTTTTTGGACACCGTGGCGCGGCCGGCACCTGCCCGGAGAACACTCACGCGGGTTTTCAGCAGGCGTTTGCTGAAAGGGCCGATGGGATTGAACTCGATGTGCACTGCTGTGCGTCGGGTGAGGCCGTCGTCATCCACGATGAGACGGTTGACCGCACCTCGGATGGCACCGGGCGGATTGCCCATCTCTCCCTGTCTGACCTGCGCGGCTTTGACTTTGGGCGGGGGACAGGCTTTGGGCGTGAAACCATCCCTACGCTCGAAGAGGTCTTTGCCCGGCTTCCGGCGGACAAACTCATCAACGTCGAAATCAAAAACGACGACCTGCACAGCCACGGGGAAGAGCGCGCCGTGGCACAGCTTGTTGCCCGGTTCGGTCTGCACGGGCGCTGTCTGGTGTCCTCATTCAATCCTCTGGTGCTGTGGCGGCTTCAGCAGGCTGATGCCCGTCTGTCCCTGGCCTATCTGTACCGCCCGCAGTCGCGCTGGTATTTGCGCCATCTCCCGGTCACCTGGTGGCTCCGGTTACGGGCGCTGCATCCACACCACAGGCTGGTTACGGCGCACGGGGTGGCGCAGGCGCACCGCCGGGGGCTTCAGGTCAACACCTGGACGGTCAATGATGAAGCCGACCTGGAGCGCGTGGTGGCCTGTGGCGTGGATGGCATCGTGACCGATTACCCGGCGCGGGTCGTGGCCTGGCTGGATGCCCGGATGGAACGGCTCACGGCAGCGTGAACGAAAAGAAGTTGGTGACGGCGCGGCGTTCGCCCTGTGGCGTCCTTCCGAGCGGACGGCTCACGGCCAGCACCAGGTCATCGCCCGGACGCAGCGTGCCCAACCGCGCCAGAAACTCATCCACCGTCCGCACCGTGTGCCGATTCACTGCTGTAATCAGCATCCCTTCCTGCAAACCGCTTTCCGCCGCCAACCCCACCGGGCTGATTTCCGTAATCAGGACGCCATTCTGCCCGGCATACAGGTCCTTGACGCCAAGCTGCATGAGCTTCAGCGGTGAAGCATCCGCCACATTCAACCCCAGGCGGCGCAGGGCTGTCTCCGGCTCCTCCGGCAGTGCATCGCTGGACGGTCCACCGCGTCGCTCGAACCGCGGGCGCATGGTACGCACCGCCGGCGATACACGCTCTTCCGTTCGGAGCATCACCGACGTCGGCTTACCCTCCCGGAAGTAACGGACTTCCACCGTAGTGTCGCCGGGGGTTGCTGCCAGTTCACGAATGAGGTCCCGTTCGCTGGTAATGGGTCGTCCGGCATACGCCACCACGACATCCCCACTGCGCAGCCCGGCAGCATAGGCCGCACCACCTTCTTCGACGTGCTGGATGAGCGCCCCGTGGTCATTGGGCAGGCCGTACACCCGCGCGAATTGCGGTGTGACGCGATCCACCTGCACGCCCAGCAAACTGCGTGAAACCTGTCCCCGCTCAATCAACTGGCGGACGACTTCGCGCACCGTCGCCGACGGCAGGGCAAACCCAATGCCGCTGTAGCTCCCGTCGCGTGAAGCTATCTGCGTGTTGACGCCGATGACTTCACCAGCGAGGTTGAGCAGTGGGCCGCCGGAGTTGCCAAAGTTGATGGCAGCATCGGTCTGGAGAAACTGTTGCAGCGTATTCCGCCGGTCGGTCACACGGTCCTTGGCGCTGATGACCCCCGTGGTCACGGTCTGATCCAAACCAAAGGGACTGCCAATGGCCACGACCCACTCGCCGACCCGCAAGGCATCTGAATCGCCAAACGCAAGCGGCTGAATGTCGGCGCGTCCGATGAGCTTGAGAACGGCGAGGTCTGTTTCGGCGTCGCCGGCCACCAGGCGTGCCGGGAGTTGCGTGCCATCGGCCAGGCGTACGGTCAGGCGTGTGGACTGCTGGACAACGTGGAGATTCGTCACGATGTGACCTTCACGGTCAATGACAAAGCCCGAACCGGTTGCCCCGCCCATGCCACGCGCCAGGCTGGGTCCGGCGGCACGGATGTTGACCACGGCCGTCCGCGCCTGCTGGGCAACACGGCTGAAAGCCAGACTGAGGGCATCAGCCGTCGGGTTGGGCATTGCCCGGGAAACCGGCCACCGGGCAGGAGGCCATCCCCACAGCAACCCCACGCCGGCGACGGCCAGGACAAAGCCGACGCCCATCCAACGGATGCGCTGCCACCTCGTTGCCATCCTCTTTGCCCTCCCCGGTGAGACTGGTTGTGACGGCTGTTCAGAAGTCGGCACGTTGCGTTACCGAACAGACTTGCATCATGGCAGTAAGCGCCCCATGGTGCAGCGTCGAATTCCATCCGCGCAAGTGAGAAACGCCCGCATGTCCACGGTTCACGCCCGTCACCTTCACTTCGATACGTTTGCCGGTGCCAGCGGCGACATGATCATCGGCGCCCTGCTGGATGCCGGCGCTTCCTTTGACCGCCTCCAGTCCGACCTGGAACAACTTGGCCTCGGCGGCTATACGCTTTCCCTGCGCCGCGTCCGGCGTGCCGCCATTGACTGCGCCAAATTCGATGTGTGCCTCACGGATACTTCTGATGCCGAAGCCATCCCGCACCGGCATCCGCACGAAGGCCACCATGAGCATCATCACCCTCACCCGGAACCGCATCACCACGAACCGCACCCACCGGAGCCGCACCATCACGGGCACCGGCACGGGCGCGGTATCCGTGAAATTCTGGCCCTTCTGGATGCCGCCAATCTGAACGCGCGGGTCAAAGCCCGGGCCGCAGCGATCTTCCGGCGACTGGCTGAAGTCGAAGGGCGCGTCCACGGCATTCCCCCGGAGGATGTTCACTTTCACGAAGTCGGTGCGGTGGATGCCATCGTGGACATCGTGGGTGCATGTCTTTGCCTTGAGCAGTTGGGCGTCGAACACGTCACCTCCTCACCGTTGCGTGTTGGTTTTGGCTTTGTCGCCTGCGCGCATGGGCGCTACCCGATTCCGGCTCCGGGCACGGCGGAACTGCTCAAAGGCGTGCCGTTTTATGCCGGCGACGTGGAAGGCGAATTCACAACGCCGACCGGCGCCGCCATCATCACCACCCTGTGCCGGAGCTACACCCGGACGCCGCCGTTTACCGTCACCCACACCGGCTACGGTGCCGGCACGCGCGACACGCCGGGACTTCCCAATGCCCTGCGGGTGTTTCTCGGCACGGACGGGCAGCCGGACGAGCGCCCGGATGAAGAGACGCCGTCCCTCCAGCGTATTTCCACCCTTGAAGCCAACCTGGATGACCAGTCGCCGCAGGAACTGGGCTACGTTCTGGAGCGGCTGCTCGCTGCTGGCGCGCTCGATGTGTTTTTCACGCCTGTCTATATGAAGAAAAACCGGCCGGCGGTGCTGCTGAGCGTCCTCTGCTGCCCCGCAGACGAGGAGCGGCTGACGCAGCTCATCTTCCGTGAAACCACGACTCTGGGCGTCCGGGTACGTCCCGCGCTGCGCCACATCCTGCCGCGCCGGCAGGTTCGCGTCGTCACGCCAGACGGCGAAGTGGAGGTCAAGGTAGCGACACTGGCGGACGGCACGGAAAAGGTCAGCCCGGAATATGAAGCCTGCCGCCGTCTGGCGGAAGCGACGGGACGCCCGCTGCAGCAGGTCTATGCTGCGGCGCGTGAAGCGTACGAAAAGCAACGAACTGCCAGTGCAGAATAAGCACGAAACCCACAGCCGCACCGGCCGGAGGAGTCACCCACCGCGTCACGGTTCATCATCCGTGCGATGTCCCCCGCCGTGCGGACAAATGTTTGAGGAGACTGGATATAGCCGTCATGGACAAAACACTGGAAGCCATTTTGTGGAAGATGATGCGGACTCTGTTCAAAGCCCACCCGTGGCATGGCGTCTCCATCGGCGAGCAGGCCCCCGCGCAGGTTACGGCCTACATTGAAATCGTGCCGACGGACGCCATCAAATACGAACTCGACAAGATGACCGGGCACCTCAAGGTTGACCGTCCGCAGAAGTATTCCAACCACTGCCCGACGCTCTACGGACTGATTCCCCAAACCTACTGTGGCAGGCGGATTGGAGCATTCTGTGCTGAACGCACCGGGCGGACAGACATGGCGGGCGACGGCGACCCCCTCGACATCTGTGTACTGACCGAGAAGCCCATCCACCACAGTGACATTCTCGTGCAGGCCATCCCGATTGGCGGGTTGCGGATGATTGACGGCAACGAAGCCGACGACAAAATCATTGCCGTGCTCCGCAACGATGAAGTCTATGGGGAATGGCGCGACATTTCAGAGTGCCCGAAGAACCTGGTCGAGCGGCTGCGGCACTACTTTCTGACCTACAAGGAAATTCCCGGCGCCACCGAGCGGCGTACGGAAATCACCCACATCTATGACGCCGCCGAAGCGCAACACATCATCCAGTTGAGCCGGGAGGATTACCTGGAGTCGTACGGTGAGTTTGAGACCCTGCTCAACCGGGCGCTGGCCGGCGGAGGCGCAGAAGCACAGGCCATGCGCGCCTAAGCTATGGCGGCCCGTGAAGCACCTCCTCCATCTCCCCTGCGACAACGCCCGGTCGGCGTATCTGATCAGAACTACTTATCCTTGGGCGCCGGTCTCAGGTAGTTCAGCATGATGCCTGTCTTCTTCAGCTCTTTGTTGGGCATCGCCGAAACCATGACCACCTCACCGGATTGACGGCGGGCGCTGACGGCCTGGGTCTCACCGGAACCCGTGCGGACGACGGTGAATTCGCTGTCCTTGAGCAGCTTCTCATAGAAATTGGCCACGGTTTCCGGTGCATCATCCGAGGCCATGATGAGGCGCCCGGCCAGTGTGTTCGGATTTTCAGCCTGAAGGTTGTTCTTGATTTCCGCGTTGGGGTAGATCACCACCCACGGCGGCAGGTCTTCCGGCTTGACCTCCTTGATGCCGGGCTGAGCCTGCGGCTGGGCCTTTTGCGCGCGCGCCTTCTCCCGCTCGCTGGCACGTTTGTAAAACTCGTCCATCGGGAGCGTTTCGGTCTTCCCGGTCTTTTTGTCGCGGAAGGTGATGGTTTTCTTCTTTTTGTCGGTCGAGATGATCTCCAGTTCATCCTCGGCCGGCGCAGCCTCGGCTGGCGGCGCTGGTGATTGCTCGGTCGGGGCCGCCTGAACAGCGGGCTGCTGGTCGGGCGGCTTGGGGGTGTCCTTGGTGTCGCACCCGACAAGCACCAGCGCAACGGCGCTGAAACTGAGAGCCAGCAGCCCGCGTCGCAGGCCCGGTTCTGAAGGAACGGAAGAAAATGCAGCAACAGGTGAGAACAAAGGTGCAGACGGCACGGTGACAATTCCTCTCCTCTGAAAAAATCAAGCCGTCTTTTTTACCAGCCAACACGATTTTTAGAAAGAGGGTAAGGGCCCGCCTGATACACAGGGGGCCGGAAGCCAGCATATCGCCCTTTTGCCAACACTGGCCAAAAGCCCACTCGGCCGAATGCCGGAGCTAGCGAACACTGGCCGCCACCCGAAAGCCAACCGAATCGAGCCTGAGTTCAGGGTCGAGTTTGTAGCGTACGGCTGACCGGCAGGCAGCAGCATTGGCAAA
This window of the Chloracidobacterium sp. N genome carries:
- the larC gene encoding nickel pincer cofactor biosynthesis protein LarC, translated to MSTVHARHLHFDTFAGASGDMIIGALLDAGASFDRLQSDLEQLGLGGYTLSLRRVRRAAIDCAKFDVCLTDTSDAEAIPHRHPHEGHHEHHHPHPEPHHHEPHPPEPHHHGHRHGRGIREILALLDAANLNARVKARAAAIFRRLAEVEGRVHGIPPEDVHFHEVGAVDAIVDIVGACLCLEQLGVEHVTSSPLRVGFGFVACAHGRYPIPAPGTAELLKGVPFYAGDVEGEFTTPTGAAIITTLCRSYTRTPPFTVTHTGYGAGTRDTPGLPNALRVFLGTDGQPDERPDEETPSLQRISTLEANLDDQSPQELGYVLERLLAAGALDVFFTPVYMKKNRPAVLLSVLCCPADEERLTQLIFRETTTLGVRVRPALRHILPRRQVRVVTPDGEVEVKVATLADGTEKVSPEYEACRRLAEATGRPLQQVYAAAREAYEKQRTASAE
- a CDS encoding glycerophosphodiester phosphodiesterase family protein translates to MSPASRRPVVFGHRGAAGTCPENTHAGFQQAFAERADGIELDVHCCASGEAVVIHDETVDRTSDGTGRIAHLSLSDLRGFDFGRGTGFGRETIPTLEEVFARLPADKLINVEIKNDDLHSHGEERAVAQLVARFGLHGRCLVSSFNPLVLWRLQQADARLSLAYLYRPQSRWYLRHLPVTWWLRLRALHPHHRLVTAHGVAQAHRRGLQVNTWTVNDEADLERVVACGVDGIVTDYPARVVAWLDARMERLTAA
- a CDS encoding trypsin-like peptidase domain-containing protein produces the protein MATRWQRIRWMGVGFVLAVAGVGLLWGWPPARWPVSRAMPNPTADALSLAFSRVAQQARTAVVNIRAAGPSLARGMGGATGSGFVIDREGHIVTNLHVVQQSTRLTVRLADGTQLPARLVAGDAETDLAVLKLIGRADIQPLAFGDSDALRVGEWVVAIGSPFGLDQTVTTGVISAKDRVTDRRNTLQQFLQTDAAINFGNSGGPLLNLAGEVIGVNTQIASRDGSYSGIGFALPSATVREVVRQLIERGQVSRSLLGVQVDRVTPQFARVYGLPNDHGALIQHVEEGGAAYAAGLRSGDVVVAYAGRPITSERDLIRELAATPGDTTVEVRYFREGKPTSVMLRTEERVSPAVRTMRPRFERRGGPSSDALPEEPETALRRLGLNVADASPLKLMQLGVKDLYAGQNGVLITEISPVGLAAESGLQEGMLITAVNRHTVRTVDEFLARLGTLRPGDDLVLAVSRPLGRTPQGERRAVTNFFSFTLP
- a CDS encoding inorganic pyrophosphatase; the encoded protein is MDKTLEAILWKMMRTLFKAHPWHGVSIGEQAPAQVTAYIEIVPTDAIKYELDKMTGHLKVDRPQKYSNHCPTLYGLIPQTYCGRRIGAFCAERTGRTDMAGDGDPLDICVLTEKPIHHSDILVQAIPIGGLRMIDGNEADDKIIAVLRNDEVYGEWRDISECPKNLVERLRHYFLTYKEIPGATERRTEITHIYDAAEAQHIIQLSREDYLESYGEFETLLNRALAGGGAEAQAMRA